Below is a window of Thermodesulfobacteriota bacterium DNA.
TCTTAACTTCTACAGGGTGGGATAAGACTCCTCCTCCTCCAACCCTTCCGCAGGACGTAATACAAGCTACCTCTGAGAAATACAAAGAGGCCTTTTACAAATTGGCAAAAGATTTATAGAGATTTTTCAATTTGCCGATCAACACTTTGATTTCCTTAGGTATATTTATTATTTAAGGGTGGAAGAAAAAAGACTAATAGGGGTGTTTATTTTTTGGAGGGAATATGACTACAAACAAGTTATTCATAAATTGTAATAGATCTTTAAGTTTTGTTTTTATGTTAACAGTTTTGAGTTTTGCACTAATTGGCGGTTGCGGCGGATCTGGAAACAACTCCGGCGATAATGGCGATAATAATGGCGGAAATAATAACTCATTAACCTTTACTGATATAACTTTACAAGCTGGATTAAATTATTCTCATGGATTTGTAACCTCTGGTCCGGTCTCAGAGCCTCAACTTATATCAGGCGGAGTTGCGGCAGGGGATTACGATAATGATGGATGGGTAGATATATATGTTGTTAGAGGTCCTGCTGGTCCTAACTTGCTTTTTAAAAACAATGGCAACGGCACATTTAGTGAAGTAGGCCAAGCTGCGGGGGTTGATGTAGATAATGAAATTGGTTCAGGACCTACATTTGCAGATTTTAGCGGCGATGGCTATTTAGATCTGTTTATTGGTGGAATTTTCCCGACAAAACCACGCTTGTTCTTAAATGATGGGGATGGAACGTTCACTGATATATCTGCCGGAAAAGCATTAACTTCACTTTCAAGTATCAATACATTTTCTGCTGCTTTCGGCGATTACGACCTTGATAACGATCTTGATCTACTCATAACACATTGGAACGGACAGAGCCAAAATGAGTCTACGGAGCATTTGTGGAGAAATAATGGGGACAACACTTTCTCTGATGTAAGCTTAGAAGCAGGTATTAGTGCCACATATGATACTGTGAGTGAATTTACTTTCACTCCCAATTTCGCCGATATTAATAACAACGGCTACCCAGATATTCTCATGGGATCCGATTTTCTTACCAGCCAAATATTCATAAATCAGAAAGATGGTACTTTTGTAAATACAACAGATACAAATGTAATAACTGATGAAAATGGCATGGGTGCGTCGGTGGGCGATTATGATAACGACGGAGACTTGGATTGGTTTGTGTCCAGTATTTACGACCCCAATATGATAGCTGAGCTTAACTGGGGTATTTCCGGAAACCGCTTATACCGCAACAAAGGTGACGGCACTTTTGAAGATGTCACTCTTTCAGCCGGTGTTGAGCATGGTTTTTGGGGATGGGCCAGCTGTATGTACGATTTAGACAACGACGGTAATATGGATATTGTTCACGTAAATGGATTTAGAAGTCCTTTTGACCCGGATACAACAGTGGAGTTCGATCAAGACCCTTCAAGAATTTTTATGTCGAACGGAAATGGAACTTTTACAGAAAAAGCTGCCCAACTTGGTTTTAATGATACAGATCAGGGAAGAGGAATTGTGTGCTTTGATTTCGATAGGGATGGAGACGTTGATATCTTTGTTGCTAATAATAATCAGCCGCCAAGTCTATATAGAAATGATGGCGGAAACGAAAACAGTTTTCTAAAAATTAGTTTAAATGGAATATCTATGAATACTGAAGGCATAGGGGCTAGGGTGGAAGTAACCACGGGAAATACTGTTCAAATGAGGGAGCTTAGTGCCGGAAGCAATTTTGTTTCCCAAAACCCGGTGATTGCTCATTTCGGATTGGCTCAAAG
It encodes the following:
- a CDS encoding CRTAC1 family protein — its product is MTTNKLFINCNRSLSFVFMLTVLSFALIGGCGGSGNNSGDNGDNNGGNNNSLTFTDITLQAGLNYSHGFVTSGPVSEPQLISGGVAAGDYDNDGWVDIYVVRGPAGPNLLFKNNGNGTFSEVGQAAGVDVDNEIGSGPTFADFSGDGYLDLFIGGIFPTKPRLFLNDGDGTFTDISAGKALTSLSSINTFSAAFGDYDLDNDLDLLITHWNGQSQNESTEHLWRNNGDNTFSDVSLEAGISATYDTVSEFTFTPNFADINNNGYPDILMGSDFLTSQIFINQKDGTFVNTTDTNVITDENGMGASVGDYDNDGDLDWFVSSIYDPNMIAELNWGISGNRLYRNKGDGTFEDVTLSAGVEHGFWGWASCMYDLDNDGNMDIVHVNGFRSPFDPDTTVEFDQDPSRIFMSNGNGTFTEKAAQLGFNDTDQGRGIVCFDFDRDGDVDIFVANNNQPPSLYRNDGGNENSFLKISLNGISMNTEGIGARVEVTTGNTVQMRELSAGSNFVSQNPVIAHFGLAQRQIADEVKVSWPDGNTTTLQNVPVNQFMTIDHPDL